The proteins below come from a single Octopus sinensis linkage group LG10, ASM634580v1, whole genome shotgun sequence genomic window:
- the LOC115216535 gene encoding uncharacterized protein LOC115216535, translating into MFRMAPALPKRKNIPGRPATGVTIGNVEKINQLVHKDRQRTINDIADVGDLSCGPVQAILTSELNTRHASAMFVPRLLTTEQKEHGAKVCQDLRQRVADDPSFLSSIITGDENGVYGYDPHTKQQSSQWKRPSSPRPEQGLQSRSSGKPMLIFFMDIHSIVHREFVFQGPAVNREFYCDMVSVGNYHYINSSKSF; encoded by the exons ATGTTTCGAATGGCACCGGCGCTTCCAAAGAGGAAGAACATTCCCGGAAGACCAGCCACGGGTGTCACCATCGGAAACGTGGAGAAAATAAATCAACTTGTGCATAAGGATCGTCAGAGGACAATcaacgacattgctgatgttggtgATCTGTCGTGCGGGCCCGTGCAGGCAATCCTAACGTCTGAACTGAACACACGGCATGCCTCTgctatgtttgtcccccgcctgctgaccactgagcagaaagaacatgGCGCCAAAGTCTGTCAAGATCTCCGCCAACGTGTCGCTGATGACCCATCTTTCTTGTCGAGTATCATCACCGGTGACGAGAATGGGGTCTACGGGTACGACCCTCATACGAAGCAGCAGTCATCACAATGGAAGAGGCCTTCATCTCCACGACCGGAACAGGGACTGCAGAGCCGCAGCTCAGGCAAGCCCATGCTCATCTTTTTTATGGACATCCAcagtattgtgcatcgagaattcgtctTCCAAGGCCCGGCCGTCAATCGAGAGTTTtactgcgac ATGGTTTCTGTTGGTAATTATCACTACATAAATTCTTCCAAATCATTTTAG